A window of Polypterus senegalus isolate Bchr_013 chromosome 14, ASM1683550v1, whole genome shotgun sequence contains these coding sequences:
- the LOC120514964 gene encoding putative nuclease HARBI1, with protein MSRIMPHVLHAVISLTSQYITFPNTAAERTKIMTDFYNIAGFPSVIGAVDCTHVALKAPTVDEFAFVNRKGYHSINVQVICDAHLNLLNVVLRTAREGHTIPSLCRTASWDFVFSKTLLEKAGLLNHISQDLCLKTHQMC; from the exons ATGAGTCGAATTATGCCACACGTTTTACATGCAGTTATATCACTTACATCACAGTACATTACGTTTCCAAATACCGCAGCGGAAAGGACAAAAATTATGACCGATTTCTATAACATCGCAGGATTTCCAAGTGTAATAGGGGCAGTTGACTGCACACATGTTGCCCTGAAAGCTCCTACTGTTGATGAATTTGCatttgtaaatagaaaaggcTATCACTCCATTAACGTGCAGGTAATCTGTGATGCACACTTGAACCTGCTAAATGTTGTTTTACGAACAGCCCGGGAGGGACACacgattccttcattgtgcagaACAGCATCGTGGGACTTCGTTTTCAGCAAAACGCTGCTGGAGAAGGCTGGCTTATTG AATCATATCAGTCAGGACTTGTGCCTCAAAACGCATCAGATGTGCTGA